A window of Streptomyces broussonetiae genomic DNA:
GGAGCAGTCCGGTGACTGGCGCGAGGCGCTGCGCATCCTCGCCCACCGCACCAGGCAGACCGCTCTTCGTCACGAATGGCTGGCCGACCTGCTCGGCGGCCGACCGGCCCTGGGCCCGAACGGCCTCGCCGTGACCGAGGCCAGGCTGGCCGCTCTCGACGGCCTCACCGACATCGACACCGTCATGCGCGTGGTGGAGACCGTCAGCGCCTACTGCACCGGCGCGATCAGGCGCGAGATCGCGAACCTGCGGGCCGAGCGCGCCACGGGCCTGTCCAAACGCGACTGGCAGCGCGCCTCCGGCCCGCACGTGACGAGAATGTTGGCCACAGGCCGCTTCCCGGCGCTGACCAAGGCCGTGTACGACGGCACGGACGTGGACGCCGAGACATCCTTCGCGACCTGCCTGGAATGGGTCCTCGACGCCGTGGCCGCCAAGCTGACACGGCCGCCGGCGTGACGCTCAGCTCCGGCCGAACGCGACCGCCGGCCCCTGACGGACATCAGCAACCGTTTCCGGGGCCTCGTCTTCGCATTCTTCGCATCACCGGGCGCCCCAGCTTGGCCGCAGCGCTGACGACGGCGCAAGTCGGCGATGGTCTCGTCGCGTTGGACTTCTCCCGGCGTACGGAGCACGGGATGCGCGACCCGGGCATCCAACTCGGCCAGGACCTCCTCCAGATCGGCGCATGGGCGAGTGCGAGTACCGAGTTACGGCATCGGGACGGCAGGCGGGCTCCCGACAGCGGGGCCTGCCCGCGCTGATCGGGCCGGAGTTGGTTCCGGCACTCGGTCGTGGGGGCGTTCCACAGGCGGTGGTTGACCGTGCCGAGGTGCAGGTTGACGAATTCGTCCCGAAGCAGGGTGAACTCCAGGCGTTCGTCGGCGAGCCGGGCAGGAAGTGTCGAACGCTGCTCGATGACGTCGTTGACTTTGTCGAGCCCGGCGTGGAAACGCGCGGCACCGGGACCGACAGCGGTGGTCCGACCGGCCCGGCGGGCCTGGAGCAGGTGGACCAGCTTCTTGGCCGCGGCGACCTGCAGCTGGATGTCGAACTCCTTGGCGCTCCGCGGACCACCGCGCGTCGGGCTTGCCGTAGGCGAGGGTGGTGCGGTTCGTCAGGCCCGCCGTGCGTCGTGCTCGAGTCGCAGCCCGAGCGTGATCTCGCCGTCGGACTCCCGGGCCACGGTGATCGACACGGTGTGCCGGAGCATGTGGGGCCGCACCGGTGCTTCGGGGATCTCCTCCAGGCCGGTGTGCTCGCGGTTGGCGTTGACGGTGGCGATGAAGTAGTCGTCGATGTCGCGAGCGGCAACGAAGCGGCCGTCGCCGCCCCGGCCTTTGCGGTGACGGCGGTGAAGATACTTGTCCTCACCGCCGGACTGGATGCGTCGCTCCGAAGCCTTGTGGTGGATCAGCAGGCCTTCGTCGTAATCGTTGACGACGCCCGAGCTGGTCATGTGACCGTGGAATTCAGTGCCGTCGGTGACGTCGCGGCCGGCCGCCAGGCGGTCGAGGAGGGGCTGAAGCAGTACCTGCTCGGCTGGACGGCCACGCAGGCAGGCGGCGATCGCCTCGTGGATCTGCGGGCCGGCCATGGCCATGCTGCGCCCCTTCGTCACCTTCCCGCAGGCCACGGCTAACGGCCGAGCAGACGGGGCCCGGCCGGGGAGCCGAACGTATCGGTGCTCCGGCCCGGCGCGCCACGGATTTGCTGAGCTCCGCCCTCGCGGGCGCCCGGCGACCGACGTCGAAGGTACTGACTCCAGCCGCCGGTCCGCCTGACCGCGGTCCGCCACTCCGCAGCCCGACCTCACCGACCCCACGGTCCGGACAATTCAAGCCATTTCACCAACCGCTCAACTTCGGCAGTCCACCGACCGGTTCGAGAATCCTTTCTCCCGGCTCCGCCCCAGGCCATCGGGCCGGCTCCAGAACCGTTGCCCGACGCCGGATGGGCCGCTCGGATTGTCCGGATCCCGGCACCGCACCCGCCTGATTGTCAGTGGTGTGGCCGAGGGTTCCGTCCACAGCCCCATCACGCCTCATCGAGGAGACCGGTGCTTTCGACGCCTGCACGCAATCCCCCTTCGGTTACGCCTTCGCCGCTGTCCCCTTGACGAGTGAATCGAACGGGCCTGGGCCCCGCCCGCGCCTGCCCGCCGCACCGCACCTCGAACCTGCGCTCGACCCGTCGCCCTCTCCGCCCCGTATCGGCTCCGTGATCAGCCACGTTGTCCGGGGTGCTCCAACCGATCCCTACAGAAGAGAAATCCGTGGATCCGATGCGTTCTCTCCCTGCCACCCACCCCGCATTCGAAAATCCTCCCGCTCGGCCCGTCAAGCACCCGGTGCTCCAGCGCCCGGGGGACGCTCGCAGTGCCCCGACCACCTCCGCATCACGACCGTCACCGAGGTGGGGGCGTGAGTAACGCGACGGCTTTGCCCACAGCTCTGCTCAGCTGTGCCGAGCGAGAGATCGGGGGCATCGCTGCACCGGGAAGAGGTAGTACTTCTTGAAATGCTCAACTTCCTCACGAAAGGACCGACTTGAGTACGGAGACTGACAACGAACATCCGGGCGGCACACCGTCCGAGGAACTCCGGTACCAATCGCAGTTCCTCACCCGAGAACAACAGGCGTCGGTCACCACCTGGTCCATGACGCGGCGGCTCCCTCACCTCGTACGCCGTGCCCTGGCTCTCGCCTGGAAGATCGACTCTCGCGCAGTC
This region includes:
- a CDS encoding TetR/AcrR family transcriptional regulator, giving the protein MTVWDRPEPPTRPVPLDRERIVAAAIALADEGGLEAVSLRKVAARLNAGPMRLYGYMSTKEELLDLMVDEIHAEILPEEQSGDWREALRILAHRTRQTALRHEWLADLLGGRPALGPNGLAVTEARLAALDGLTDIDTVMRVVETVSAYCTGAIRREIANLRAERATGLSKRDWQRASGPHVTRMLATGRFPALTKAVYDGTDVDAETSFATCLEWVLDAVAAKLTRPPA